A stretch of Heliomicrobium undosum DNA encodes these proteins:
- a CDS encoding spore germination protein, whose amino-acid sequence MKKPSSILDNVNSFLKNLVSVNQPIVEKQFSLSPARPPIRRFLDEKNKGKPKKSTPLPSALQTLQQVLKGRFHAKRNPDFVVRTLSAPWSEITIAFYNSISDRELMQSAVVGPLLEYNGDVEDITPDRLTSSLTYCHIVNTVTTVEEAVEKLVNGMTFIHVDNRPWALVVDLRDQQSRGIESPRIETVIPGPYDAFVEVAQKNLSLLRMRLAIAGFVAEALPAGRRNRGPMYLLYIDGLTDPKIVREMRRRLKAIDVDMIYNLGMVEQYIQDQPRSLFSQVLITERPDRTVAYLLEGSVAVLLEGSPLALIAPVTFWAQLHSPEDIYFRWPIGTFSRIVRLIGLFFSLYLPALYVAMVTFHPEMLPTELMLSIAAARERVPFPSFLAVLFLELAFEFIREAALRVPKVIGTTIGIVGAVIIGQAVVQAGIVSPVMIIVMAITVLAGFSMPQYTLTFSLRLVRLINLLLGTVFGFYGILLGLVALICHATGLRSLGMPFLVPVAPAKKRFLLPFVRRSPFIQEQRPGYTRPKDIVKAKKVTRPWDPTTPLELIALQEAAGEFQRRG is encoded by the coding sequence ATGAAAAAGCCGAGCAGTATCCTTGATAATGTCAACTCCTTTCTGAAAAACCTGGTGTCTGTCAACCAGCCGATTGTAGAAAAGCAGTTTTCCCTGAGCCCTGCCCGTCCGCCGATACGGCGATTTCTGGATGAAAAGAATAAGGGGAAACCCAAGAAGTCGACGCCGCTCCCATCGGCTCTGCAAACCTTGCAGCAAGTGTTGAAGGGCCGATTTCATGCGAAGCGGAATCCCGATTTTGTTGTCCGAACCCTATCGGCGCCCTGGAGCGAAATCACCATCGCCTTCTACAACAGCATCAGTGATCGGGAACTGATGCAGTCAGCCGTCGTCGGTCCCTTGTTGGAATACAACGGCGACGTAGAAGATATCACCCCCGATAGGCTGACCAGTTCCCTTACCTATTGTCATATCGTCAATACCGTCACCACCGTGGAAGAGGCTGTCGAGAAGCTCGTCAACGGCATGACCTTTATCCATGTGGACAACCGCCCATGGGCGTTGGTCGTCGATTTACGGGATCAACAGAGTCGCGGCATCGAGTCGCCCCGCATTGAAACGGTCATCCCCGGCCCCTATGATGCTTTTGTCGAGGTGGCGCAAAAAAACCTCAGCTTGTTGCGCATGCGTTTGGCCATAGCGGGGTTTGTGGCCGAAGCGCTTCCAGCGGGCCGAAGAAACCGGGGACCCATGTATCTCCTCTATATCGACGGACTCACCGATCCCAAAATCGTCCGGGAAATGCGCCGGCGGTTGAAGGCCATCGACGTCGACATGATCTACAATCTGGGGATGGTGGAACAGTATATCCAGGACCAACCCCGTTCCTTATTCTCGCAGGTGCTGATTACTGAACGGCCCGATCGCACCGTCGCCTATCTATTGGAAGGTTCTGTGGCGGTCCTCCTGGAAGGCAGCCCATTGGCGCTGATTGCGCCCGTCACTTTCTGGGCGCAACTGCATTCCCCCGAGGACATTTACTTCCGGTGGCCCATCGGGACATTTTCCCGCATCGTCCGGTTGATCGGGTTGTTCTTTTCCTTATACCTCCCCGCCTTATATGTGGCCATGGTCACCTTTCACCCCGAAATGCTTCCTACGGAACTAATGCTTTCGATCGCGGCGGCCAGGGAACGGGTGCCTTTTCCCAGCTTCTTGGCGGTGCTTTTTTTGGAGTTGGCCTTCGAGTTTATCCGAGAAGCGGCATTGCGTGTGCCCAAGGTCATCGGCACCACGATCGGTATCGTCGGCGCTGTGATCATCGGTCAAGCCGTTGTGCAAGCCGGCATCGTTTCTCCCGTCATGATCATCGTCATGGCCATCACGGTGTTAGCCGGTTTTTCCATGCCCCAGTACACGCTCACGTTCAGTCTGCGCCTGGTCCGGCTGATTAACCTGCTCTTGGGAACCGTTTTTGGCTTTTATGGCATTTTGCTCGGTCTCGTGGCGCTGATCTGCCACGCCACAGGCCTGCGATCACTGGGCATGCCCTTTTTAGTCCCTGTGGCGCCGGCGAAAAAACGCTTTCTGCTCCCTTTTGTGCGCCGTTCTCCTTTCATCCAGGAGCAACGTCCCGGTTATACCCGGCCAAAGGACATCGTGAAAGCCAAAAAGGTCACTCGCCCTTGGGACCCGACGACGCCGTTGGAGTTGATCGCCTTGCAGGAAGCCGCCGGCGAGTTTCAACGGAGAGGTTGA
- a CDS encoding sensor domain-containing diguanylate cyclase → MDYSLLSKEELNKIIDSAPVGICITDEQGCYEEVNPAYCSIYGYQREELIGKSFTVVCPEETREMVLSAHSMIISNKSELSDEWEVVKKDGSKISVYSKTTAICGSDGKTKNVTFVIDITARKRYELELQLSNRLLQKQAVTDSLTGLLNQGAIFNTLEVEVIQSKATHQSLCLLMLHLDNLGEINEVHGLSVGDSIVMSVSQVLRSAVRQDDIVGRYAGKQFILLFPDTSLEVARTIAETIVAKIQAISEYDVSLSVSGGLVQLTDETSLDVIRKAENLLHEAKIAGKNQIAC, encoded by the coding sequence ATGGACTACTCGCTTCTATCAAAAGAAGAGCTGAATAAAATCATAGATTCGGCGCCTGTGGGCATTTGCATCACCGATGAACAGGGCTGCTATGAGGAAGTGAATCCGGCGTACTGTTCGATTTACGGTTACCAAAGAGAAGAATTAATCGGAAAAAGCTTTACCGTCGTTTGCCCCGAGGAAACGCGCGAGATGGTCCTTTCCGCCCACAGCATGATCATCTCGAACAAAAGCGAACTGTCAGACGAATGGGAAGTCGTAAAGAAAGACGGGAGCAAAATATCGGTTTACTCGAAAACGACCGCCATATGCGGGTCTGACGGGAAAACGAAGAACGTAACCTTCGTCATCGATATCACGGCTCGGAAAAGATACGAATTGGAACTGCAACTGAGCAACCGTTTGCTGCAAAAGCAAGCGGTGACCGATAGTCTTACCGGCTTGCTCAATCAGGGCGCTATCTTTAACACCCTTGAGGTTGAGGTTATTCAATCCAAAGCAACCCATCAGAGCCTCTGCCTATTGATGCTCCATTTGGATAATCTAGGCGAAATCAACGAGGTACATGGTCTGAGCGTAGGAGACAGCATTGTGATGAGTGTTTCTCAGGTCCTCCGTTCAGCAGTGCGACAAGATGACATCGTCGGCAGATACGCCGGAAAGCAGTTTATCCTGTTATTCCCGGACACCTCCTTGGAGGTTGCTCGAACCATTGCTGAAACCATCGTCGCGAAAATCCAGGCGATTTCTGAATATGATGTTAGCCTGTCTGTCAGCGGCGGGTTGGTCCAGCTTACCGATGAAACCTCCTTAGACGTGATCCGAAAAGCGGAGAACTTATTGCATGAAGCAAAGATAGCAGGAAAAAATCAGATTGCCTGTTAA
- a CDS encoding Ger(x)C family spore germination protein, whose amino-acid sequence MKSWLRKLGWTATLCVMLALQTGCWDRNELETLAFVLTMGVDRSVDNQLDVIMRIGVPGNIGAEAGKGQGESIGETSKPITITARSISEAISLAEATVERRIDFRHLRVIIFGEELAKEGILPYLDVVERFRQFRRTVFVWVAKDGPARDVFLTAAPVLEKSVSRYVDGIARGVIRFGYSRMPTLHDFLSEVENKQSDAVLPIVGINPTVASEKKDGQVKAMPTEKYHGLMEENEEPGGKTLEPLHRSGGNSSEFLGVAVMQEGKLIDKWSGWEARVYGLLRDTYRSGIWVFESPGRPGTFAVQIRRAKEPGIDVTWEGEKPHLDIRLFLEGELMSVPSLDQFVSPERISLFEDQTVKIITKEIDTLIKKAQKEKADPFYIARFIQMRTLTMQEFDQLDWKNRFSNATYEIHIEFEIRRPGLRIQPFAETQDKGNR is encoded by the coding sequence GTGAAGAGCTGGTTGCGGAAGTTGGGATGGACGGCCACGCTCTGCGTCATGCTCGCCTTGCAGACCGGTTGTTGGGACCGAAACGAGTTGGAGACGTTGGCCTTCGTTTTAACGATGGGCGTCGATCGCAGCGTAGACAACCAACTCGATGTGATCATGCGGATCGGCGTCCCCGGAAACATTGGCGCCGAGGCCGGAAAAGGCCAGGGGGAATCGATTGGGGAGACATCAAAGCCGATCACGATCACGGCCCGGTCGATTTCCGAAGCCATCAGCCTGGCGGAAGCCACGGTGGAGCGGAGAATCGATTTCCGGCACCTCCGGGTCATCATCTTTGGAGAGGAACTGGCGAAAGAAGGCATACTGCCCTATCTGGATGTAGTGGAACGATTCCGGCAGTTTCGCCGCACCGTTTTCGTCTGGGTCGCCAAAGACGGGCCGGCGAGAGATGTCTTTTTGACGGCGGCGCCGGTGCTGGAAAAAAGCGTCTCCCGGTATGTCGACGGCATCGCCCGCGGCGTGATTCGTTTCGGCTATTCCCGGATGCCGACGCTCCATGATTTTTTAAGCGAAGTGGAGAATAAACAGTCCGATGCGGTCCTCCCGATAGTCGGCATCAACCCGACCGTCGCGTCGGAAAAGAAAGACGGTCAGGTGAAAGCGATGCCGACCGAGAAATACCACGGGCTCATGGAAGAGAATGAGGAACCGGGCGGAAAAACCCTTGAACCGCTTCATCGTTCCGGCGGCAACTCGTCCGAGTTTCTCGGCGTCGCCGTCATGCAAGAGGGAAAACTGATCGACAAGTGGTCCGGCTGGGAGGCCCGCGTCTACGGTCTGCTCCGCGACACCTATCGGAGCGGCATCTGGGTCTTTGAATCTCCCGGTCGTCCAGGAACCTTTGCCGTCCAGATTCGAAGAGCAAAAGAGCCGGGGATCGATGTGACATGGGAGGGGGAGAAGCCCCATCTGGATATTCGCTTGTTTCTGGAAGGGGAGCTGATGTCTGTTCCTTCGCTGGACCAGTTTGTGAGCCCCGAGCGCATCTCCTTATTTGAAGACCAAACGGTGAAAATAATAACGAAGGAAATCGACACACTGATCAAGAAGGCGCAGAAAGAAAAGGCAGATCCCTTCTATATCGCCCGGTTTATTCAGATGCGAACACTGACGATGCAGGAGTTTGACCAACTTGATTGGAAAAACCGCTTTTCCAATGCCACCTATGAGATCCATATCGAGTTTGAAATCCGTCGACCGGGTCTGCGGATACAGCCCTTCGCGGAGACGCAAGATAAAGGTAATCGATGA
- a CDS encoding CBO0543 family protein: MENYELIQQTREGLSALVLSRYLSTELFTFNWWFLLAILIGTYALWWKIIEKKRLLELLLFGSFIAVSVGFVEGIGTTSGIWGYKYKLVPIVPSLFPFDYTLVPIIYMTIYQYTTSWRTYFTTTSVASALYAFGFNPLLVSMDILHIEHWNHIYNFILLLTISNLARFVLLSDNFPLKESRVETCSAPFCNRRHGPSIRPKGVSKKSNYESIKPSAYSGPDTYYLKDWRNWIPKVKPSAYIAGKADTTKEKV, encoded by the coding sequence ATGGAAAACTATGAGTTGATTCAACAAACAAGGGAAGGGCTCTCTGCGTTGGTGCTAAGCCGGTACTTATCTACCGAGTTGTTTACCTTTAACTGGTGGTTTTTATTGGCCATACTGATTGGAACCTACGCGCTTTGGTGGAAAATCATCGAAAAGAAAAGGTTACTGGAACTACTGTTATTCGGCTCCTTTATCGCTGTATCCGTTGGATTCGTCGAAGGAATCGGCACAACCTCGGGCATTTGGGGATATAAATATAAGCTCGTTCCCATCGTTCCGTCTCTTTTCCCTTTTGACTATACGTTAGTTCCGATCATTTACATGACCATTTACCAGTATACGACCTCCTGGAGAACCTACTTTACCACGACTTCGGTGGCTTCGGCCCTGTATGCCTTTGGATTTAACCCGCTGTTAGTATCGATGGACATCTTGCATATCGAGCATTGGAACCACATTTACAACTTCATCCTATTGCTCACAATTTCAAATCTGGCTAGGTTCGTGCTATTGTCTGACAATTTTCCGCTGAAGGAATCAAGAGTAGAGACTTGCTCAGCCCCATTTTGCAACCGGCGACACGGCCCATCGATCCGCCCGAAGGGAGTAAGCAAAAAGAGTAATTATGAAAGTATCAAGCCTTCAGCATACAGCGGGCCGGACACTTATTATCTGAAGGATTGGCGCAACTGGATTCCCAAAGTCAAACCATCGGCATATATTGCCGGCAAGGCCGATACAACCAAAGAAAAGGTATAG
- a CDS encoding APC family permease has product MLRKLLIGSKLHNRQLTHETISKPKALAIFASDALSSVAYATEEILLVLAVIGQIAFHYLPPIALCIVLLLLTVILSYTHVIRTYPEGGGAYSVAKEFLGPTYGCIIGASLVIDYVLTIAVSISSGTAAITSAFPWLFPYTVYIAVFFIVLLTIINLRGISESANLLAYPPYLFILSMLALIVTGFYRYLSGDLAPDVRPYEEHAANLGNLIFVWILLKAFAGGCTALTGVEAVADGVPSFKEPKERNAIKVLFALGSLSVILFGGISMIAGWVHVLPQHGETLVSQIAEIVFGGRNLMYYVLQAATAIILILAANTAFAGAPIMAAKLASEGYIPRIFALRGDRLVFHNGIMLLCAGAIILVVIFHGSVHSLIPLYAVGVFLAFTIAQAGMVVRWNTLKPKGYKWNALVNGVGATITGVVTIVIASTKFMAGAWLVLLAIPLLVWIFQKVKQHYTDMARELSSQNQTPYYVVKNHILVPMSSLSKPALNALEFAKSMSNEDTDVTIVHVSSYPETAEKLRKKLAEKQIYFELAVVESPYRELINPLVNYIDELEKGLKSGEVITVIIPEFVTHTWWHYLLHNQTGFLLRTVLLLKKNIIVASVPYHLRGK; this is encoded by the coding sequence TTGCTTCGCAAGCTACTGATTGGGAGTAAACTCCATAACCGGCAACTGACCCATGAGACGATCAGCAAGCCTAAGGCATTGGCGATTTTCGCATCGGACGCGCTCAGTTCTGTCGCCTATGCGACGGAGGAAATCCTGCTTGTATTGGCCGTGATCGGACAAATCGCCTTTCACTACCTGCCGCCCATCGCGCTGTGCATTGTCTTGCTCCTGCTTACGGTGATCCTCTCCTATACACACGTAATCAGAACGTATCCTGAGGGCGGGGGCGCCTATTCCGTCGCCAAGGAGTTCCTCGGTCCCACCTACGGTTGCATCATCGGGGCGTCGTTGGTCATTGACTACGTGTTGACGATCGCTGTCAGCATATCCTCGGGAACGGCGGCCATCACCTCGGCATTCCCCTGGCTATTCCCTTATACTGTGTATATCGCAGTCTTTTTTATTGTCCTTTTGACGATTATCAATCTGAGGGGCATCAGTGAATCAGCGAATTTGCTCGCCTACCCCCCCTATCTCTTTATTCTCTCCATGCTGGCGCTGATCGTCACCGGCTTTTACCGCTATCTCTCGGGAGACCTTGCGCCTGACGTAAGACCCTATGAGGAACATGCAGCCAATCTGGGGAACCTGATTTTTGTGTGGATCTTGTTAAAGGCCTTTGCCGGAGGTTGCACGGCGCTCACCGGCGTGGAAGCGGTGGCCGACGGCGTCCCTTCCTTCAAAGAGCCGAAAGAACGCAACGCGATTAAGGTTTTATTCGCCTTGGGGAGCCTCTCGGTCATCCTTTTCGGGGGCATCAGCATGATCGCCGGTTGGGTCCATGTGCTGCCTCAACATGGGGAGACGCTCGTTTCGCAGATCGCCGAAATCGTTTTTGGCGGCAGGAACCTCATGTACTATGTCTTGCAGGCCGCGACGGCGATCATTTTGATCCTGGCCGCCAACACCGCTTTTGCGGGCGCCCCGATCATGGCGGCGAAACTGGCTTCGGAAGGGTATATCCCGCGCATTTTCGCCCTTCGGGGAGATCGTCTTGTATTTCACAATGGTATCATGCTTCTGTGCGCCGGCGCGATCATCCTGGTCGTGATCTTTCACGGCTCTGTCCATTCCCTCATCCCGCTGTACGCCGTCGGCGTTTTCTTGGCCTTTACCATCGCCCAGGCCGGCATGGTGGTCCGATGGAATACGTTGAAGCCGAAGGGGTATAAGTGGAATGCCCTCGTCAACGGCGTCGGTGCGACAATCACTGGCGTCGTGACCATCGTCATTGCATCGACCAAGTTTATGGCCGGCGCATGGCTGGTGCTCTTGGCGATACCGCTGCTGGTGTGGATATTCCAAAAAGTGAAACAGCATTATACCGATATGGCCCGTGAGTTATCCTCGCAGAACCAAACCCCCTATTATGTGGTGAAGAACCACATCCTGGTTCCCATGTCCTCTCTGTCGAAACCGGCGCTGAACGCATTAGAATTCGCGAAATCCATGTCTAACGAGGATACGGACGTCACCATCGTTCATGTCTCCTCCTACCCGGAAACAGCGGAAAAGTTAAGGAAAAAACTTGCCGAGAAACAGATCTACTTCGAGCTCGCTGTCGTCGAGTCGCCCTACAGGGAATTGATCAATCCCCTCGTCAACTATATCGATGAACTGGAAAAAGGATTGAAATCGGGCGAGGTCATCACCGTGATCATCCCGGAGTTCGTCACCCATACCTGGTGGCACTATCTGTTGCATAACCAGACCGGTTTCTTGCTGCGGACGGTTTTGCTTCTGAAGAAGAACATCATCGTGGCTTCGGTGCCCTATCACTTGAGAGGCAAGTGA
- a CDS encoding L,D-transpeptidase: protein MPYRIAVSVSKRRLYLYQNNRLTKTYPIAVGKMLTPTPTGSYKIINKQPNPGGPFGAMWMGLSKPGYGIHGTNAPGSIGRAVSLGCIRMYNKDVLALSKIVPIGTPVVISR, encoded by the coding sequence ATGCCATACCGCATTGCCGTCTCCGTGAGCAAACGACGCCTCTATCTCTATCAAAACAATCGATTGACAAAGACATACCCCATTGCCGTCGGAAAGATGCTGACGCCGACGCCCACCGGCAGTTATAAAATCATCAACAAACAACCGAATCCGGGCGGACCCTTCGGCGCCATGTGGATGGGATTGAGCAAGCCAGGTTACGGGATTCACGGCACAAACGCTCCCGGTTCCATCGGCCGGGCCGTTTCCCTCGGCTGCATTCGCATGTACAACAAGGACGTGCTCGCCTTATCCAAGATCGTCCCCATTGGGACGCCAGTCGTCATCAGCCGGTGA
- a CDS encoding GerAB/ArcD/ProY family transporter encodes MDHRKRQGFAGWFETTICVSSFIHLKMFLIVPRTLCQAGGTAAWMLPVIAVLGATVVFFMLQHLSAAFSRASLLSIAGLFWGRAVQFILGVLFSGLFILYYGYQLRIFAEFVLSTLLPLTPISAVIVSMVLLNIYLAYGGLESLSRTIMVIVPIGLTVLTLALTMGGSMGKLYNITPWLGYGLWETVSAGLLYTGLYVEIALFGFIAPLIRKQKYFQRAGMATLAFSAFLFVFAQIVFELCFPIATAQQIGFPLYQVVRLIRIEVFLQRLDPLFVFVWASVSAIGLAVCLYGGALTLAQGIRAPDFRPYLFPLAVLSVCVAFVPPRAIDAVNTYSLMILLLQAPFFGLPALLLLWSKLFYREKEDLG; translated from the coding sequence ATGGATCATAGGAAGAGGCAGGGCTTTGCCGGTTGGTTTGAGACAACGATCTGTGTAAGCAGTTTTATCCATCTCAAAATGTTTCTGATCGTTCCGAGGACGCTTTGTCAGGCCGGAGGGACGGCGGCCTGGATGCTGCCCGTCATCGCCGTATTGGGCGCGACTGTCGTCTTTTTTATGTTGCAGCATCTATCCGCCGCCTTTTCCCGAGCCTCCCTGCTCAGCATCGCCGGATTGTTCTGGGGGCGCGCCGTTCAGTTTATCTTAGGGGTCCTTTTCTCCGGGCTGTTTATCCTCTATTACGGGTATCAACTGCGTATCTTCGCCGAATTCGTTCTATCGACACTCCTGCCGTTAACACCCATCTCGGCCGTGATCGTCTCCATGGTCTTATTAAATATCTACCTGGCCTATGGCGGGTTGGAAAGTCTATCCCGCACGATCATGGTGATTGTGCCCATCGGTTTGACGGTGCTCACCCTTGCTTTGACGATGGGGGGGAGCATGGGAAAGTTATATAATATCACCCCTTGGCTGGGTTATGGCCTATGGGAAACCGTCAGCGCAGGACTTCTTTATACGGGGCTGTACGTGGAGATCGCCTTGTTCGGTTTTATCGCCCCCTTGATTCGCAAACAAAAATACTTTCAACGGGCAGGCATGGCGACGCTGGCTTTTTCGGCGTTCCTGTTTGTTTTCGCGCAGATCGTCTTTGAACTGTGCTTCCCGATTGCGACGGCCCAACAGATCGGCTTTCCGCTTTATCAGGTCGTTCGCCTGATCCGCATCGAAGTGTTTCTGCAACGCCTCGATCCGCTGTTCGTATTCGTATGGGCCAGTGTGTCGGCCATCGGTCTGGCCGTCTGTTTGTACGGAGGCGCCTTAACACTGGCCCAGGGGATTCGAGCGCCCGATTTTCGCCCCTACTTGTTCCCGTTGGCTGTGCTTTCCGTCTGTGTCGCCTTTGTTCCACCACGCGCCATCGACGCAGTGAACACCTATTCGTTGATGATCCTGCTGCTCCAGGCGCCCTTTTTCGGGCTGCCGGCGCTCCTGCTGCTCTGGAGCAAGTTGTTCTATCGCGAGAAGGAGGATCTTGGGTGA
- a CDS encoding stalk domain-containing protein: protein MKRQLVSTTLTVCLLMATCQPVMAVSLVIDGEQIPESDAVMVNNRTMVPLRYIAEAFDIHVHYANDQVVIQSPAFEKEKADYFDLALEKRFDHLPELSEGEDPDLRSFLMFAFFSKKDYRVNPVMSKEYVEKVAKDHFAWEGIDHSSTKEWKYDGENYTATPWSYTSACFYDLQKINAYWKDGKRMYDVLLTEYLFSEYEFESIDFTPNDEKTYSEPMTYVMNKMGDEIKNGMSVIEAIKTLIVKGDVENFKRRESLRIIFYVNEVSGNMVFTHVERKVE from the coding sequence GTGAAAAGACAGCTTGTGTCAACGACGCTCACCGTTTGCCTGCTGATGGCGACATGCCAGCCGGTAATGGCGGTGTCTCTGGTGATCGACGGCGAGCAGATTCCTGAAAGCGACGCGGTAATGGTTAATAACCGCACCATGGTACCCCTTCGTTATATCGCTGAGGCCTTTGATATTCATGTCCATTACGCCAATGATCAGGTGGTTATCCAGAGCCCAGCCTTTGAAAAGGAAAAAGCTGATTACTTTGATCTGGCTTTAGAAAAACGCTTTGATCATCTGCCGGAGCTTTCTGAGGGAGAGGACCCTGACTTGAGAAGTTTCTTAATGTTTGCCTTTTTTTCAAAAAAAGACTATAGGGTAAACCCTGTCATGTCGAAAGAGTATGTGGAGAAAGTGGCAAAAGATCATTTTGCATGGGAAGGTATTGACCACTCCTCCACGAAAGAGTGGAAGTACGACGGAGAAAATTATACGGCAACACCCTGGAGTTATACGAGCGCCTGTTTTTATGACTTGCAAAAAATAAATGCATACTGGAAAGACGGCAAAAGGATGTACGATGTCTTATTGACAGAGTACTTATTTTCGGAATATGAATTTGAGTCAATTGACTTTACCCCAAATGATGAGAAGACATACTCCGAACCCATGACGTATGTGATGAACAAGATGGGTGACGAGATAAAAAACGGAATGAGTGTGATTGAGGCAATCAAAACCTTAATTGTCAAGGGCGATGTTGAAAATTTTAAGAGAAGAGAATCATTGAGAATTATATTTTATGTGAATGAAGTATCCGGCAATATGGTGTTCACTCATGTGGAAAGAAAAGTGGAATAA
- a CDS encoding CapA family protein, with product MGKGLRGIAMPLLLMMAMAVAAVTPGCGWKNNPGSGSAVEPSQAAVTAPPRPVTIVLAATGDVLIHDSMIAAGREADGSYRFEHFFANIKPYIQAADVAVADFEGTMAGAERGYSGYPLFSCPDAMATALADTGFDVITVAGNHILDKGAAGAMQTVNRLEENGIVPVGAFRSAEERSRIAIRDVRGVKLAFLAYTYGTNGIPIPQDKPWLVNLLDEQALEREVAEARSLGADFVVASLHMGDEYQRQPSAFQKEWVDRAVKAGVDVVLGSHPHVLQPFEKRKAGEKDVFVVYSLGNFISAQKGRYRDAGAILYIPLEKGTDGSGKAYTRIGDIRYAPVWTDRYNRRGRQDYRALPVADALRDWREKADPLLTADDAAMLQQAWADTTGHLGPGYVESVEGLR from the coding sequence TTGGGAAAAGGTCTGAGAGGCATCGCCATGCCGCTTTTGCTGATGATGGCGATGGCGGTGGCCGCTGTGACGCCGGGCTGCGGATGGAAGAACAACCCCGGATCGGGGAGCGCCGTGGAACCGTCGCAGGCTGCCGTCACTGCGCCGCCGCGTCCCGTCACCATCGTGTTGGCCGCAACGGGCGATGTGCTGATTCACGATTCCATGATCGCAGCCGGCCGGGAGGCCGATGGGAGCTACCGCTTTGAGCACTTTTTCGCCAACATCAAACCCTACATCCAGGCCGCCGATGTGGCTGTTGCCGACTTTGAGGGCACCATGGCCGGCGCCGAGCGGGGCTATTCAGGCTACCCGCTCTTCAGTTGCCCCGACGCCATGGCGACCGCCCTCGCTGACACCGGTTTTGATGTGATCACCGTCGCTGGGAACCACATTCTGGACAAGGGGGCCGCCGGGGCAATGCAGACGGTGAATCGTCTGGAGGAGAATGGCATCGTCCCTGTAGGGGCTTTTCGCAGCGCCGAAGAGCGGAGCCGCATCGCCATCCGCGACGTCCGAGGGGTGAAACTCGCCTTTCTGGCCTACACCTACGGGACGAACGGCATCCCCATCCCGCAGGACAAGCCCTGGCTGGTTAACCTGCTCGACGAGCAAGCGCTGGAGCGCGAAGTGGCAGAAGCGCGAAGCCTCGGCGCTGATTTTGTTGTCGCCTCGCTGCACATGGGCGACGAGTACCAGCGGCAACCGAGCGCCTTTCAGAAAGAGTGGGTCGACCGCGCCGTCAAGGCCGGTGTCGATGTGGTCCTCGGCAGCCACCCCCATGTGCTCCAGCCCTTTGAGAAACGCAAGGCCGGCGAGAAGGATGTCTTTGTCGTCTACTCGCTGGGGAATTTCATCTCGGCCCAGAAGGGGCGCTACCGCGACGCCGGGGCGATCCTCTATATCCCCCTGGAAAAGGGAACGGACGGTTCCGGCAAGGCCTACACCCGCATCGGCGATATCCGCTACGCGCCGGTCTGGACAGACCGCTACAACCGGCGGGGGCGGCAGGATTACCGGGCGCTGCCTGTGGCCGACGCACTGCGGGATTGGCGGGAAAAGGCCGATCCGCTGTTGACCGCTGATGATGCAGCCATGCTTCAGCAGGCCTGGGCGGATACGACGGGGCATCTGGGGCCGGGGTATGTGGAGTCGGTGGAAGGGCTCCGGTAG
- a CDS encoding TerC family protein has translation MEFITPGFFSALLAIVAIDLVLAGDNAIVIGLAARNLPREHQRKAIVWGTVGAIVIRATATVAVVWLLKIPGLLLIGGLLLLWIAYKLIVEEKEHDIKSEKNLMGAIRTIIVADAVMGIDNVLAVAGAAHGSFLLVVLGLLISVPIVVWGSTLFIRLVERFPIILYLGAGVIAWTAGSMVTSEPFLKGFIVGMPVLGWVVPAIFTVGVILLGRNQRQASLKASFRKDFEGEKD, from the coding sequence GTGGAATTCATTACACCGGGGTTTTTCAGCGCATTGCTTGCCATTGTCGCCATCGATTTAGTGCTTGCAGGGGATAACGCGATTGTGATTGGTTTGGCGGCAAGAAACCTGCCGAGGGAACATCAGCGAAAGGCCATCGTCTGGGGGACGGTAGGGGCGATTGTTATACGCGCGACCGCTACGGTTGCCGTCGTATGGCTGTTGAAAATTCCCGGTTTGCTCTTGATAGGAGGCTTGCTGCTGCTTTGGATCGCCTATAAGTTGATCGTCGAAGAAAAAGAGCATGACATCAAGTCGGAAAAAAACTTAATGGGCGCTATCCGGACGATCATCGTCGCTGATGCCGTTATGGGCATCGACAATGTGCTCGCTGTCGCAGGCGCTGCCCATGGCAGTTTCCTTCTCGTGGTTTTAGGACTATTGATCAGCGTTCCCATTGTCGTATGGGGCAGCACCCTCTTTATTCGATTGGTGGAACGGTTCCCGATCATCCTGTATCTTGGCGCGGGTGTCATCGCCTGGACGGCCGGTTCGATGGTAACCAGTGAGCCGTTCTTGAAGGGATTTATCGTCGGCATGCCGGTTCTGGGATGGGTGGTGCCCGCGATTTTTACGGTTGGGGTAATATTGTTGGGCAGAAACCAAAGGCAGGCGTCACTAAAGGCATCCTTCAGGAAGGACTTTGAAGGAGAAAAAGATTAG